In the Brachyhypopomus gauderio isolate BG-103 chromosome 4, BGAUD_0.2, whole genome shotgun sequence genome, one interval contains:
- the LOC143511687 gene encoding lactase/phlorizin hydrolase-like, translated as MKDLGRILLFCLWSFYWVCIHGEHPQNFMLLAGPLTNRLVKDLKRNPSARLILPLETPSDSDDAFLCRDPLPSQSKNYFQYLGRRGVTHFKVPLSWLNILPIDDLHHPHEETVTCYRNLLKHLKGAGIQPLLELNGSTIPEPVRIRYGGWENPVLGKMFETYASFVFSTFGDLADTYITFSHVHELKDSSQFQNVLQVHINVYQLYHRTHIGGYISLGIRASEISSLYQTGLMNMKYIDFLSVHVDYTCTMTNLREELTEVQRMIGLQHILIYQISIENCAEDSFQPLISALEALKSTEIYIVGCDVTQLLLEFDQGDKSMLSDNTLSGVEEKSTSALAYQKVWEKFRTQSPSERDAFLNGSFPDGFQWAVSTEAFQVEGGWSEHGKGETVWDRFGHEGRVFGNETADLACDSYNKVDYDVYLLRGLLAPHYQFSISWARIFPTGQKESLTEKGTQYYDKLIDALLQSGVEPTVTLHHWDLPQALQDRGGWTNDSIVGAFKDFADYCFSKFGDRVKTWNTFSSPWVVSNYGYGTGEHPPGIKDPIVASYQVTHNMLKAHAEAWHVYNDKYRKQQGGKVGIALSSEWAEPKNGASSQDVEAAERYLSFRLGAFAHPIFVNGDYPALLKRQVDQKNTDCSKEVARVPAFTPAETQRIRGTADFFGLSHHTTCLVSYTRGSCTPGPDSIGDLQAHIDPDWPTTASSQIQSVPWGLRRLVNYIAAEYLSVTSVPIYITGNGVPTEYSSDLLNDTQRIDFLKAYINEAMKAIKLDSVAVQRFTIQSLLDGFEGPQGYSERFGLHFVNFENSNRPRTPKASAYYISQVIERNGFEETRAIPFRQISGSEEESSRRPHLPPSEVPSKSKVVWEKFSPQSKFQKKLYHYGTFPEGFQWGVSTSAYQIEGGWNADGKGSSIWDTFTHKPGTIQNNDNGDVACDSYNKIEEDLYMLRALKVKAYRFSLSWPRIFPNGFRSSLNKKGVDYYNRLIDRLIAYNITPMVTLHHWDLPQALQDNNGWDNIDMIDIFNDYCDFCYETFGDRVKFWMTFNQPHTIAWFGHGLGILPPNIKKPADTPYRITHNLLKAHARAYHTYDQKYRKTQNGLVSISLNADWFEPLDVNVPREVEAADRALQFQLGWFAHPIFKNGDYPDAMKWQVGNKSALQGSPESRLPSFTEEEKAYIQGTADVFCINAYTTRMVRHVTSRLSPKSYEHDQDIGVKNVGDSQDTAIKEMRAAAWGLRRLLNWIKEEYGDPEIYITENGVATNTGTADDDTDRIFFLKTYIDEALKAHNLDGVRLKGYTAWSLMDAFEWLSGYSVSFGLHHVDFTHPDRPRTPKRSAHYYYGVIRDNGFPLPEEEKPLYGFFCKGFVWSVATASYQIEGGWRSDGKGLSIWDRFAHTPLRVGNDDTGDVACDSYHKIKEDVDTLRRLRVNHYRFSISWPRIMPDGTTRNINQAGLNYYHRLIDALLEANIKPQVTLYHWDLPQALQDVGGWENDTVVERFRDYADVVFSNLGEKVKFWITINEPYNVANIGHGYGTAAPGVSLRPGTAPYNVGHNLIKAHAEAWHLYNDKYRAKQGGIVGITISSEWALPRNPYKQEDIDAARRHVEFQIGWFAHPIFNGDYSKVMKTRIRERSLAAGLPRSRLPEFTPEEVKRINGTYDYFGFNHYTTVLAFNMDYKNLQHYDADRGVGTIHDRSWLDSGSAWLKVTPPWFRTILNFIKEEYGNPMIYITENGISERGDMNLNDIHRIHYYENYINQALKAYLLDGVDIRGYAAWTLMDNLEWATGFAEKFGLFYVNRSDPSLPRIPKRSATYYATIVNCNGFPDPIHGPHDCQIPDPEGTGTPPTSAPLPEYMVLRFLGLEVSAPDAEVTLYVLLALTLTGAIMAAFFAFGSFKAKKKAKQPNANLRPPKSDLSEHRQRAPPRTARASLQLRAVFQETGSNRVTLAAQARVAAVLPGQR; from the exons ATGAAGGACTTGGGCAGAATTCTCTTATTCTGCCTGTGGAGTTTCTACTGGGTCTGTATTCATGGAGAACATCCACAGAACTTCATGCTCCTAGCAGGTCCTTTAACCAATCGCCTTGTGAAGGATTTGAAAAGAAACCCTTCTGCCAGACTAATTTTGCCTCTAGAGACACCTTCAGATTCAGATGATGCCTTCCTCTGCAGAGATCCTCTACCATCACAGTCCAAGAACTACTTCCAGTACcttgggaggagaggagtgacCCATTTCAAAGTTCCTTTGTCTTGGTTGAACATCCTTCCCATAGATGATCTTCATCATCCCCACGAGGAGACAGTGACCTGCTACAGGAACCTCCTGAAGCACCTGAAAGGGGCAGGCATCCAACCGCTGCTGGAACTTAATGGTTCCACAATACCAGAGCCCGTTCGCATCAGATACGGGGGCTGGGAGAACCCCGTGTTGGGGAAGATGTTTGAGACCTACGCGTCATTTGTTTTCTCTACATTTGGAGATTTGGCTGACACGTACATCACTTTTAGTCACGTACATGAGCTCAAAGATTCGTCACAATTTCAAAATGTCCTCCAGGTCCATATAAATGTCTATCAACTCTACCATCGCACGCATATTG GTGGCTATATTTCCCTTGGAATCAGAGCCAGTGAGATTTCCAGTCTTTACCAAACAGGACTAATGAATATG AAATATATAGATTTCTTGTCTGTTCACGTGGACTATACCTGCACAATGACAAATCTCAGAGAGGAGCTAACAGAAGTTCAG AGGATGATTGGTCTGCAACACATTCTCATATATCAGATAAGTATTGAGAATTGTGCTGAAGACAGTTTTCAACCTCTCATCAGTGCCCTTGAAG CCTTAAAAAGCACTGAGATTTACATTGTTGGCTGTGATGTAACTCAGCTGTTACTGGAATTTGATCAAGGAgacaaaag CATGCTGAGTGACAACACACTCTCTGGTGTGGAGGAGAAAAGTACATCTGCACTCGCTTACCAGAAGGTCTGGGAGAAATTCAGAACTCAGAGCCCATCTGAAAGAGATGCTTTCCTGAATGGCTCATTCCCAGATGGGTTTCAGTGGGCCGTCTCTACTGAGGCATTCCAAGTGGAGGGTGGCTGGTCCGAACATGGAAAGGGGGAGACGGTCTGGGACCGTTTTGGCCACGAGGGTCGTGTCTTTGGTAACGAGACTGCTGATCTGGCATGTGACAGCTACAACAAAGTAGACTATGATGTGTATCTGCTTAGGGGCCTGCTTGCACCTCATTATCAGTTCTCCATTTCTTGGGCTCGCATTTTCCCCACTGGTCAGAAGGAAAGTCTGACTGAAAAAGGGACACAATATTATGACAAGCTGATTGATGCGCTCCTACAGTCAGGAGTAGAGCCTACAGTCACCCTGCATCACTGGGACCTGCCGCAAGCCCTACAGGACCGTGGAGGATGGACCAACGACTCCATTGTGGGGGCTTTCAAAGACTTTGCAGACTACTGCTTCTCTAAATTTGGAGACAGAGTGAAGACATGGAACACCTTCAGCAGTCCCTGGGTGGTTAGCAACTATGGGTATGGTACAGGGGAACACCCCCCAGGTATCAAGGACCCTATTGTAGCTTCTTACCAA GTGACACACAACATGCTAAAGGCGCACGCGGAGGCCTGGCATGTCTACAATGACAAGTACAGAAAGCAACAGGGAGGGAAAGTGGGCATTGCTCTGAGCTCAGAATGGGCTGAACCAAAGAACGGCGCCAGTTCCCAGGACGTAGAGGCAGCAGAACGTTACCTGAGCTTCAGGCTGGGAGCGTTCGCTCATCCCATATTTGTGAATGGAGATTATCCAGCACTGCTGAAAAGACAGGTTGATCAAAAGAATACCGACTGTAGCAAAGAGGTGGCCAGAGTCCCAGCCTTTACACCAGCCGAGACACAGAGGATCAGGGGCACGGCTGATTTCTTCGGGTTAAGCCACCACACCACATGCCTTGTCAGCTATACTCGGGGTAGCTGCACCCCTGGACCTGACAGCATTGGAGACTTACAAGCTCACATTGACCCAGACTGGCCCACCACAGCATCGAGCCAAATCCAGTCTGTGCCATGGGGACTTCGTAGACTAGTGAACTACATCGCTGCAGAGTACTTATCGGTCACCAGTGTACCCATTTACATCACTGGGAATGGGGTACCAACAGAGTACAGTAGTGATCTGCTAAATGACACTCAGCGCATAGACTTCCTAAAGGCTTACATCAACGAGGCAATGAAAG CCATCAAGTTGGACAGTGTTGCTGTTCAGAGGTTCACAATACAGTCCCTTTTAGATGGTTTTGAGGGTCCTCAAGGATACAGTGAAAGGTTTGGTCTGCATTTTGTAAACTTTGAGAATTCCAATAGACCCAGGACCCCAAAAGCTTCGGCCTACTATATCTCACAAGTCATTGAAAGAAACGGCTTTGAGGAAACGAGAGCAATTCCTTTTAGACAAATATCTGGCAGTGAAGAAGAGAGTTCAAGACGCCCCCATCTGCCACCATCTGAAGTTCCCTCAAAATCAAAAGTTGTATGGGAGAAGTTTTCGCCTCAGTCCAAATTTCAGAAGAAACTTTATCACTATGGAACATTTCCAGAGGGATTCCAATGGGGTGTTTCGACCTCAGCATACCAAATCGAAGGTGGCTGGAATGCTGATGGGAAGGGATCTAGTATATGGGACACTTTCACCCACAAGCCAGGTACAATCCAAAACAACGACAATGGTGATGTGGCTTGTGATAGCTATAATAAAATTGAAGAAGATCTCTACATGTTGAGGGCCCTGAAAGTGAAGGCATATAGGTTCTCTTTATCCTGGCCTAGAATATTCCCCAATGGTTTCAGGTCTTCTTTAAACAAGAAGGGAGTTGATTATTACAACCGACTCATAGATCGGCTCATAGCATATAACATTACACCAATGGTGACGCTCCACCACTGGGATCTACCGCAGGCTCTTCAAGACAACAACGGATGGGACAACATAGATATGATTGACATTTTCAATGACTACTGTGACTTCTGCTATGAAACGTTTGGAGACAGAGTAAAGTTTTGGATGACCTTCAACCAACCGCATACGATTGCCTGGTTTGGCCATGGACTTGGGATTCTTCCCCCCAATATAAAGAAACCCGCCGACACTCCTTACAGGATAACACATAACCTCTTAAAGGCTCATGCTAGAGCATACCACACGTATGATCAGAAATACAGAAAGACACAGAATGGGCTGGTGTCCATTAGTCTGAATGCTGACTGGTTTGAACCTCTAGATGTAAACGTCCCACGAGAGGTGGAAGCAGCAGACAGAGCCCTACAGTTCCAGCTTGGATGGTTCGCCCATCCCATCTTTAAAAATGGAGATTATCCTGATGCCATGAAGTGGCAGGTGGGTAACAAGAGTGCTCTTCAAGGCTCCCCGGAGTCCAGGCTGCCATCTTTCACCGAGGAGGAGAAAGCTTATATCCAAGGCACTGCTGATGTCTTCTGCATTAACGCCTACACCACTAGAATGGTTCGCCACGTGACTTCTAGGCTCTCTCCTAAGTCCTATGAGCACGATCAGGATATTGGCGTGAAGAATGTGGGAGACTCTCAAGACACAGCAATAAAGGAGATGAGGGCGGCAGCCTGGGGACTGAGGAGACTTCTTAACTGGATAAAGGAAGAGTACGGCGACCCAGAAATTTACATAACAGAGAACGGAGTGGCCACAAACACTGGCACAGCTGACGATGACACGGACAGAATATTCTTCCTGAAGACCTATATTGACGAGGCTCTGAAAG CACACAACCTGGATGGAGTACGACTTAAAGGTTACACTGCTTGGTCTCTCATGGATGCTTTTGAGTGGCTCAGTGGCTACAGTGTTAGCTTTGGACTTCACCACGTGGACTTCACACACCCAGATCGCCCAAGGACTCCGAAACGCAGTGCTCACTATTACTATGGTGTCATAAGAGACAATGGTTTTCCACTACCAGAGGAAGAGAAGCCATTGTATGGTTTTTTCTGTAAAGGATTTGTATGGAGTGTAGCCACAGCATCTTATCAG ATCGAGGGAGGCTGGAGATCAGATGGAAAAGGTTTAAGCATCTGGGACAGAtttgcacacacaccacttagAGTGGGAAATGATGACACTGGAGACGTGGCTTGCGATAGCTACCACAAAATCAAAGAGGACGTTGACACACTCAGAAGACTCAGGGTCAACCATTATCGTTTCTCCATATCATGGCCAAGAATTATGCCCGATGGAACTACAAGAAATATCAACCAGGCAGGACTGAACTATTATCACCGCCTGATAGATGCACTTCTGGAAGCCAACATCAAGCCTCAG GTAACGTTGTATCACTGGGACCTTCCTCAAGCATTGCAAGATGTTGGCGGTTGGGAGAATGATACAGTTGTTGAAAGGTTCAGAGACTATGCTGACGTTGTCTTTAGTAATCTAGGAGAAAAAGTGAAGTTTTGGATCACCATTAATGAGCCCTATAATGTTGCAAATATTGGGCATGGCTACGGCACTGCTGCACCAG GTGTAAGTTTGCGGCCAGGCACAGCACCGTATAATGTAGGCCACAACCTCATAAAGGCCCATGCTGAGGCATGGCACCTGTACAATGACAAGTACCGTGCCAAACAAGGTGGAATTGTGGGTATCACCATAAGCTCAGAATGGGCTTTGCCTAGAAACCCTTACAAACAAGAGGACATTGATGCAGCCAGACGCCATGTGGAA TTTCAGATTGGCTGGTTTGCTCATCCTATCTTTAATGGAGATTACAGTAAGGTGATGAAGACCAGGATCAGAGAAAGAAGCTTGGCTGCTGGTCTACCCAGATCACG ACTTCCAGAGTTTACCCCCGAGGAGGTGAAAAGGATAAATGGAACCTATGATTACTTTGGGTTCAATCATTACACCACTGTCTTAGCTTTCAACATGGACTACAAGAACCTCCAACACTACGATGCAGACAG GGGTGTGGGAACCATTCATGACCGTTCATGGCTGGACTCTGGATCTGCCTGGTTGAAGGTGACTCCACCTTGGTTCAGAACTATCTTGAACTTTATCAAGGAAGAGTATGGAAATCCGATGATTTATATCACTGAAAATGGCATCTctgagagaggagacatgaatCTCAATGACATCCACAGGATTCACTACTATGAAAATTACATCAATCAGGCTCTGAAAG CATATTTGCTTGATGGAGTGGATATACGTGGCTATGCAGCCTGGACTTTGATGGATAATTTGGAGTGGGCCACAGGTTTTGCTGAGAAGTTTGGCCTCTTCTACGTAAATCGCTCAGATCCTTCTCTACCACGTATTCCTAAACGATCTGCCACATATTATGCTACCATTGTCAACTGCAACGGCTTCCCGGACCCGATTCACGGACCCCACGATTGTCAAATCCCTGATCCAGAAG GAACAGGTACGCCTCCCACATCAGCTCCTCTGCCTGAATACATGGTGCTGCGTTTCCTGGGTTTGGAGGTGTCTGCTCCAGACGCTGAGGTGACGCTCTATGTCCTTCTAGCTCTCACGCTCACAGGCGCCATCATGGCTGCCTTCTTCGCCTTTGGGTCATTTAAAGCAAAAAAGAAAGCAAAGCAGCCCAAT GCTAATCTTAGACCACCGAAATCAGATCTCAGCGAGCATCGGCAGCGAGCCCCCCCGCGGACAGCTCGGGCGAGCCTGCAGCTCCGTGCTGTGTTCCAGGAGACCGGGTCAAACCGGGTCACGCTAGCAGCACAGGCCCGGGTAGCAGCGGTGTTACCTGGGCAGCGTTGA